The sequence ACCAAACCAAAGAATCTCCAAAAGTTTTTTACTGCTTTTCTGAAAGCCAGTGTTAGGGCACCACAAGATAGATGCTTTGAAATCCTCACCGAATTACAGGTTCCAAAGTTCATTGGAGGAGAAAACATGGCAATTATCCTGGTTTTGGTCCAGTTTAGATTTCTGCTGCAGGTCATAATCTGCGACAGTGTTTGCCCGCACAAGCCCCAATGAAAGAAATAGAAAGAGCTGTGCAAGAGGCCATCTGCCATTTTCCCTACTTGTCTCTCCTCCATTCACCCTCTGGATAACCCTGTCTAGTGTTCACTatatgttcaattgctgtttgcATCAatttgttgtggggtttttttgcagagatttatttttgtgtgttgacGTATCAAAATATATCAATAAAGAAGTTTTACTTTGGTTTAATTTTTTGGAGTGTGGTTTGGAACGATGTCGAAACCCACTATTTCAGTCAGTTCCGAGCGACAATGTAACTGACACGCAGTAGACCCATCTTTTTATATTGTATAATACTAAAAttcaggttacagtggtacctcgggttacagatgcttcaggttacagtcgcttcaggttacagactctgctaacccggaaatacaGTATTGATATTGAATACAATTAAACAATAGTTTTAAGCATTCATATCCTGATGATTTGAACCTTTCAAATCTTGCCAATGAAGGTGCAAAAGTGATTTAACAAAAGTTCTTCATCTCAAAGAAAACAAAGGCGGCGTTCAGAACGCTGGAATTAATTGCTCTAATCTCTGCTGGTGGTGTTTATCTTGCATGCAATTAGTTTGCAGGACTCCTGGGCTCTCCTTAATAGAAACTGGTTGTTCATCTGTATGGGTACACAGGAGAAGCCCTGGTCCTGGATTAGGGGCCTAAATCAACCCTGGGGTTGATTTGCCTGCCCTAATTACAGTCTGGGGTGGGGCACAGTTTCAGGGTGGCGGTTGTGTGTACTTTTTACCTCTTGACTGTGCTTTCAATGAAGTTGTAACTCCTCCCTTTCGCTCAAAGTTGGTTAAAGGCTAATTAAACTAATGAGCGTGCTGtggtttaaaaagaaatgaaattatcCTTCCTTCTCTGTGTATGCATTCATTCTGCGCCTTCATCTGAACTTCATCCAAATTACATTCCTTTGATTCCAGATCTTAAGGGATTTCTTGAAGTCATTACAGGTAACTTGCTGCGGGGAAACGGCTCAGGAAGCATCTTGTTTTATTCTCTCCTCCCCGCCCCTTTAATTTTATACCACTCTCATCTACCACAAAAATCTCTCTTGACTAATTGGTACTCCCCGTTCGTTGAACCAGCATGAGCTGTCACAAATAAGCACTGCACTGAAATggtacattttaaaacaaaaaaggaaagaaagtaaaataaatacattgctaGCATTCTTTACCACCAACAGTAGCACAAGAAAATCAAGCAATGTCTAAACTTTGCAAAGATTTTTCCAACAACAGAAGTGGCACCCATgagagaagtgccagaactgcgCTCCAGTGTGCTCCGGCTGATAAAACGCCGACTGACTTGGAGAATCTATTGTTTTCTGTATGTAAGAGATTTTATTTTAAACGGAAGAACATTCAGTCACGTGAGACCCCGCCATCTACAGTCTAAACTTCAGGCTGCTGCATGGGCGGCTCCCCAGACACACCTTGACAATCTCAGAGAGAACACGGCCTGGAAGAGGAAAATGGAGACTTTTAAGTTCATGTAGAAGTGACAAAATTCCACACTTTGCAGTTTCAGGGTGGCACGTTGGAATTCACCAGACTGAGGCCGTACTCACACcttacttttaaaggattgtgATACcactaaacagtcatggcttcccccaaaagaattatgggagctgtggtttgttaaggatgctgagagttggtaggagACCCTCCGTATTCCCCACTCATAGCTGCAATTTACAGAGCAGATTAACAAGCAATCCCTCTtcactgggaactctgggaatcaaAGCTTTGGGGTGGGAATACAAGTCTCCCAACAACCCTTAGCACCTtcgataaactacagttcccagaatcctcctGTGGATTTTTCCTGAGAGGGGACTTCTTCTTGTATGGAGGAACGCTCAGTTCTGATGCGAGCCTGTGATCCGAGGCTTGAGGTGGTTGTCTGGGCCTCTCGCCACCCTTCTCACACCCCCACTTCACGCCCTCTGTTGTCGTCATCCTTCTCCTCCGACTCCTCAGAGCACACTTCTTCGTggctttcctcttccttctccctgcacATTCTCTGGCAGCTCTCGTTCCAGCACATCCGCAGGTGGAAGTAGCCGGCGCAGGTGATGATGAAAAGGATGGAGGTGAAAACCAGcccccacaacgccacccgcttCTCAGCCCTGCCATTTATGGTGCACTCAATTCTCTGCTGGCACCTGGTAGTCGACGGGGTGCATACCCAATACGCACCCCAGAGCCTGGGCATCTGGAAGATGAAAATGACACAGAGGAAAGAGATCTCCAAGGCAAGGATAAGTCCCACCCAGATATCAAAGAGGGGGACACCACAGATGTTAGTGATCCTGGGCCTCTTCTTCCGCCTAGAAGAAGATTCTCTGTGTCGGTCGTGGTGGTGGGCAGCTTCACACGGCGGGGTCGCGTGACATGGCTCAGCCTCGGTGCATGTGCAGGCCGTGTCTCCATGGTAACACAGCATCGGTCCGGCAGCCATACCTGGTCCGGACATGACCTGAGCCTGGCCAACGGGCTTGCAGTGGGAGTCTCCAGCCATCCATGGCTGGTTGCACACATTGCCTCCAAAATCCCCATCACTCCTGCCTGTGGTGTCAAAGGTTACGTGGCGCTGGCCGTGCACCTTACACCCCTGAGCCGGCCTGCGTTTGATGGCCATGTTTGCTTTGTCATCTACCCAGGGATGGGCAGGGACATAGCCCATGCTGCCTTCGGTGTCTGACTTGCATTTGGTGGCCGTGCTGTATTTGCCATCATCACGGATACCTTGGCCGATGTATCTTTTAGGTGTGCCCATAGCATACCCATCATTACCCAAACCACCCGATTCTTGAGGGTCGGCATATCTCCAATGGAGGGGCTCTCTGTGCTCGTCACCTGACCAAGACTGAGGGGGCATTTTGCCTTTGTAAGGTGAGCCGCTAAGGGAGGCTGAGGTGCTCTTGGTGGCCACGTGGCACTGCTCCTTTTCACCGCAATAGGATGCCGCAGTGGTTTGCCTCATGTGACCTTGATGTGCGGCCATCTTGGTTTGCCTAGTGTCCGTTGGACCATAGCTCACACTGGGGCCATACCCTTCAGCCATGGGAGCCGCATGCCCCCCGTGCCAATCATCCCAGTGGGTATAGTAAGGATGGTGGGCATGGTGGCGATGGTGGGCATGGTCGTGGCCATAGTGCCTAGGGAGACCACGGCGCCCAACGTTGTAGATGGTGGATATGTCGGGGACGCCACTGTGGGATGCTGTGGCAACAATGGCCAAGCCTTCCCCTTTATCCctatcctctttctctctcctcttcttcttcttcttctccttgggGGTGGTGAGCCGCAGGAGCCCTACAAGAAGGATCAACGCGATGAATACCAGCCCCCATGTTGCTGCGACGGAGACGGGAAAATGTTGGTTGTAGCAAAGGGCTGTGCAGAAGTCTCGCGACAGGTCGCCTTCGCCCTCGGTGATACTGCAGCTGGTGTCGTCTTTGATCTTGTCCCAGGGGCCGTTGGCGAAGAAAATGGCCATGATGCGGAGGCCCAGCAGGAAGTACCATGGGTTCAAGCCCTCGCAGTCGAGTGCACCGGAGAGCGAGGATAGCAATGGTCGAAATAGATGGATAAGACCTGAGAGGATGATGGACATCTGTGGAGAGACAGGGGTAGGGGTGGGAAAGGGGAGGTTAGGCCTCAGGCAGGAACCTGCATTGGAATTCTACCCAGGGCCAGCACCGGGATTTGGTACTGAAGGGCCACTTCTCATTAACTGAGGTACGCTCCACAACAAGGGTCCCACTGTCGACCCACAGAGCCTTTAACCCCCTCCTTGCCCTCACTTCCTGTTCATCTGTCCTATGCAAGCAACCACACAAGCGAAGAGAGGAAGCGGCTGTCTATACCTGCCTTGCCCTCTCCTTCTGGGTGTTAGCCACGTTGGGCTCGTGGCAAAAAAATGGGGAGCAGGCACTGTGACATAGAGAAGGTGGACTTGCTCGGGGAGGGGTGCCCACGGAAGGcctcctgcccaccccaccccccgaatcTAGTCAATGTGCTTACATTATTTGGGGTGAGCCAAATTGGGCTGTGGGGTGACGGGGAAAAGCACATAACTCTCTTCCTCAGCTTCCAGAGTGGACATAGGAAGAGCCCCagtagatcaggccaaaggcccatctagtcctgcagcTGTCAGGCTTCAGAGAATCAGCTTCCTCCACCATGGCCGTAAGTGAGCAGATCAAGCAAAAGGAGAATGAAAGAATGCGTCTACCCAGAATGGAGGTACTCCCAATTAAGGGTCACTCCCccttccgtccctattaatctacttcactcctacgtcttgtattCTGGGCTTGTAGCCTCTGTGCTTTCTTTTCTGACATTTTCTGAGCTCTCCGTGACTTtggagatggtgtgtgtgtggatactatccaaagactgtgaatctgttaactctctctcccccagcgcttcttctgctagctgttccctttccagtatttcccagtttctgccttctgaactatgcccctctgcaaaccactgttctaaatctatgctgtcctcctgctcctgggaagattcaggagcagagcagggggaggaggtggctcccaccattcctactcattgcagccctcctcagcacggtccctgacaggtgcctgctctcacagtggccacgcAGGACCTGAACGCAACAGCACTTTCctaatatcataccctccaacattcctcagatgaaaatggacATTCCACACTGCCCACCAACTGACCCTGCGCAACACCCCCTCTTTTTTTTGTCCCACACCCCAAAGAGCATTTCCTTTTAGAAGTGACACCACCAAGACACAGCACACACGCCCTCCACCGTCCTGAGAAAACTGCTTAATCCtggttttattttagtttattctttggtagatttacaaaaagaaaaaacacaccaataaataaattttagaaaggggtgagattagatgtggatgcacaaagcattttttatattaaaaaaaaaagatcaaggCTCCTCGCAGTCCGCTCCATTCCCCCCTGGCTGTCACGCggcagcttctcctcctcctcctcacctgctctcTGAGCTGCCAAAGGAAGGCCGGCAAGCAGTGGCCatgaagaggcaacaggatgctccctcGCATTACCACAGCgccggctcatcctcctccctgagctctgCGCTGGTGGGGCAAATAAGGACATTgcagtatcaaatcagaaaccgagatggCTCTTGTAATTCcgggactttccctggaaaatcaggacactttgTTTGCAgtttgtgattcccaggaactagTGCTCAGAGGCTTATTGCTGGCTTGTTGTCATTGATAGCCTCATCCTACATGCAACCCAATTTGCGCCTGCGGAGGCTAGATGACTTGCACCAAGCAGGAGTTATGCcacactttccaaagcatttCCCCAAAGCTTTCCTGGTTGGAAGAAGTCCAAACATTTGGGAAAGTGGTTTCGTTGTGCAAGACCTCCTGACCAACTGCAACTGGGCAACCTGAACTGGCAGGTATGTGATCGAATCCCAACCGAAAACTGTGGCGGTCTGGAAGTGCCCTGTTTAAGCCTTACCTGCCAGGTTCGCTAACGCCTGGCTTTCTGTCTCCAGCCTTCTGCTCTTTTCCAGAGTGAAACCTCAGTAAACAACCCAGGCTTGGGGAAACCTTTTCTGGAGCATACCAGCCCCGTAATCCTGCAGTGATTCAAGCTTGATAACCTCTGGTCCAGCCAGCACTgaacttcccttcctcccctcttccgcAACTTCCATTTCCTATTGACTTTCACGGTCATCCTCTTTTGTCCACTCCTTTCTTCATGCCTGTTCCATCATCAGTTTCTTTCCTTCTGTCTCCTTCTCCCCCTTTCTCTGATTTGCCCACAGCTAAGGCCAACCTTTTCCGAGGTCTTGAGGCCTTATTCAGGCATTAGTCCCTGCCTTCCTCTGCTCCACTTGAAGCGGGTCACTTGGCCCAGATTGCAGGGCTAGGCCTGTTTACTTCCTTCAACATTAGCATGACAGCTGCTAGCAGAATATTCCTTTGTCAGGCAGATTGCTGGTTTGTAGTCCAGGATGGTTGCTTGATGTTTCCTTCATGGGAACTAATAGTTAGGAGATGATCTCTTGACGGTTGGGAATACCTCTCTGACTCTTGAAATTGCTGGATGGGTTTCAGTCACACACTTGCAAACTCAGGTTGTGCAATTTTTGTCGATTCTGAGGCTTTGCTCAGCAAGACCCGCTTCCCCCAAAAGCTCAGAGTTTTTGTGATAAGCAAAACTATTGGGAAATGCACTGGGGAATGTAGGGTGACACTTCCTTTGAAGGAATGTCATCTAACCactccacaagcaaatcagaatgaatattcATTAAATAGCTTCTGGCTGCATATACCCTATACATTTAAATAACGTGACACCACTCCCCACCTACCAAGTAATcccgggagctgtagtttgttatgggagCTAGGATTTGTAGATCTGTGACGgtacagactacagttcccaggattcctttggggTGCATGCTTTAAAgatatggtgtgcatgcagctgttgcctaatctccctgcaaacaaatcaggatacgTGCTCAGTGAGCAGCTCACCCGGCAGTGCCCTTTGTTTCTGAATGAAAGACAGGAACACAGAGAGGGAGTTGTGTTGTGTTGAGTTGACTGAAGTTTGCGGtattggatctctctctctctctcgagatCTGAT comes from Podarcis raffonei isolate rPodRaf1 chromosome 13, rPodRaf1.pri, whole genome shotgun sequence and encodes:
- the LOC128400870 gene encoding uncharacterized protein LOC128400870 isoform X2 yields the protein MSIILSGLIHLFRPLLSSLSGALDCEGLNPWYFLLGLRIMAIFFANGPWDKIKDDTSCSITEGEGDLSRDFCTALCYNQHFPVSVAATWGLVFIALILLVGLLRLTTPKEKKKKKRREKEDRDKGEGLAIVATASHSGVPDISTIYNVGRRGLPRHYGHDHAHHRHHAHHPYYTHWDDWHGGHAAPMAEGYGPSVSYGPTDTRQTKMAAHQGHMRQTTAASYCGEKEQCHVATKSTSASLSGSPYKGKMPPQSWSGDEHREPLHWRYADPQESGGLGNDGYAMGTPKRYIGQGIRDDGKYSTATKCKSDTEGSMGYVPAHPWVDDKANMAIKRRPAQGCKVHGQRHVTFDTTGRSDGDFGGNVCNQPWMAGDSHCKPVGQAQVMSGPGMAAGPMLCYHGDTACTCTEAEPCHATPPCEAAHHHDRHRESSSRRKKRPRITNICGVPLFDIWVGLILALEISFLCVIFIFQMPRLWGAYWVCTPSTTRCQQRIECTINGRAEKRVALWGLVFTSILFIITCAGYFHLRMCWNESCQRMCREKEEESHEEVCSEESEEKDDDNRGREVGV
- the LOC128400870 gene encoding uncharacterized protein LOC128400870 isoform X1, which encodes MGRMSIILSGLIHLFRPLLSSLSGALDCEGLNPWYFLLGLRIMAIFFANGPWDKIKDDTSCSITEGEGDLSRDFCTALCYNQHFPVSVAATWGLVFIALILLVGLLRLTTPKEKKKKKRREKEDRDKGEGLAIVATASHSGVPDISTIYNVGRRGLPRHYGHDHAHHRHHAHHPYYTHWDDWHGGHAAPMAEGYGPSVSYGPTDTRQTKMAAHQGHMRQTTAASYCGEKEQCHVATKSTSASLSGSPYKGKMPPQSWSGDEHREPLHWRYADPQESGGLGNDGYAMGTPKRYIGQGIRDDGKYSTATKCKSDTEGSMGYVPAHPWVDDKANMAIKRRPAQGCKVHGQRHVTFDTTGRSDGDFGGNVCNQPWMAGDSHCKPVGQAQVMSGPGMAAGPMLCYHGDTACTCTEAEPCHATPPCEAAHHHDRHRESSSRRKKRPRITNICGVPLFDIWVGLILALEISFLCVIFIFQMPRLWGAYWVCTPSTTRCQQRIECTINGRAEKRVALWGLVFTSILFIITCAGYFHLRMCWNESCQRMCREKEEESHEEVCSEESEEKDDDNRGREVGV